TGTATTACTTTGTTTTGCTAGATCAATGATTGATTCGAAAATGGTTCTTTTGATCATTAATGTTATGTCATGCAGTGGAGCCTCCGTGGATGGATAGTGGTGAATTGTTGCTGAGCAAGTCCTTCCTGGATGATTGCAGTTCTGCATACGGATTTATGCCTCACACCCAGGAAAGCCAGGGCCAACCATTTGTCTCAAAGCACTTCAATGTCATCGATCCTTTACGTACAAACAATAACCTTGGAAAAAGTGTCAGTAAAGGTACTATTAGCCTACTTTAAGATTAACTTATTGCTTATTGGTGAATTGAACATAGTACAATACTACAATTGATGgtatatttgtttttatttaatGACATTTGTAATACTAGACGATCATATCGTGCATTGTGCACATggtaattaattattatttcaATGTTTGATTGTTGTTGctatttcttttattcttttccGGGAAGtgttttttttagggaaaactTTCTGGGAAGTGTTGTGGTAGTATTCTTTTGCTGTCATTGCAGCTGTTTGATTGTAAGCATAATTAAGAAATTCTCTTCTGAGATTCCAGTCAATTTAACTTCTAGTTAGTGTGCATTCGCTGGTAGCAGAAGGGTCTGTTCGGTAAAAACTTCGCATAATTGTTATCTATACAACATGTTGTAGCTTGCTTGCTGGTGGAATCTCACCATTCTACTGATGTATGTATATAAAGTAATCAGCAAATCAACCCTAATGCTGACAATAAGAACTGCCAGTATTTGCCTATGCTCTAAAAGGTTCTCTGTAGCTATAATTACTAGGTTGTCTGGTCTGCCCTGGTCTAACTCTGCTAGATTTCTGGTCCTCAAACAAAATACCAGCCTTATGTTGAAGCTGTATGTTCTCACAAGCCCCGTAATGTTAATGACATCATGATGTGTCAACATTTGAATGTTGTGATCCAAATTTGTTTGCCTGAACACGGCGAAATCTTTTTGCTTATTGAAGGCCAAATGGGCCAGCATTTTGAAGCTCCATGTGTCCCTCCTTTGTAGGTGTCACTAGAAAATTCTTGTCTAATTGGTAAGAGATCCAAACATGCCTTAAACAGCAACTTGGTCTCGGTGCCATTACCTTTTTGGTTTGTTATAATTAATGTTAGTACTCAGTGATGGCTACTTTGAATCCCATTTATCAGCATTTCGTGCTGATACTTCAGTCGTGGACTTTATAATGCTATTTTAGAATGTGACTCATAATAGGACCTCCTTGACCAGTATTGCGATAAATGCACTTGTCATACTTCTACTCATTCTTACATATATGGACTTGGAGAGTATGTGGTTGATTAAGAGCAGCAATCTATCTTACTTTGATTGTCTAGCAATTtaattataataaattcttCCTTGTTATGATGTATACTCTGTGAAACGTACTCTTGTCAGTATTTTATCTTATTGGCCATGTGATGCTAATGATAGATCCAGTCTCTTAAGAAAATTCAAGTGTATTGATTGGACGATTACCATCATTTTGGTTATGTTCAATGAACAGTTTTATCtctgcaacaacaacaacaaagcctttgtcccaagcaagttggggtaggctagagatgaaacccacaagatccaactaaaaagaacaacaaaaacacatcGCCTTTTGAGTTGATATATATTTGGTTTTGCAGGCAATTTCTTTAGAATACGCAGTGCTTTTGCATTTGGAGCGAAAAGGCTGGGAAAGTTACTTCAATGTCCAAAAGAAGATTTAATTGCTGAATTAAATCAATTCTTCACAAATACATGGATAAGACACGAGAGTCACAATCGTCCTGATGTGCCTACCCCAAGTCTGGTTGATGTGCGACCTCTGAAGGCTGTTCCTGCTGTAGTGTCAAACAGTCACCAAAGTGTAACAGCATTCAAGAAAAAGGTTGAAAGTCCTAAGCTTCATGCTAATCAGGATAATCTTACTGAAGTTGGTCATAGTTATCCTGACCCTTCTTCTCAGGCACTTGACAAAAGTGACCTACACTGTCGGAATACGCCAAGAACAATTAATCCTTCTGTTTCTCATGCGCAGCACCAAAAAGTTTATGCAACTCAAGGCAATTTCAAGGTCTCCGAACAGCTTGAAAGAAACAACTCTGCTGGATCGATGCAAGGTGAAAGGGATAAGAGAGTGCCAAATGCTCTTTTTGTCAACGACATAAATGGGCAAAACAGGTTTAGATTTGCAAGAACTCGATCAAGTCCTGAACTGACAGATTCTTCTGTTGAAGGGTTTCACGGTAGGTGGACTAGAGTGGCTGATATGGAAAAATCTCTGAAGGTTGATTACAGTAGCAGAAGAAGTATCTTGATTCCAGAAGTGTCTAGCATCCACATCACTAAGTCTTCGCAGGATGAATCAGTGTCTTCCATGAACAGTTCATCTCACCCTAGTGCAAAAGCAGCTTCTGATTCAAATAGTGTTTCGAGCAGCTATCGTGAAGATAATGGTTTTGTGATGAACGAAGAACTTCCTTCTGTCTCTGAATCATCGAAGATGCACCATGATGAACAAGTTTTGGTTAATTTAATGGCATCAGCAAAGTTGCATGGCTTCGATGGACAGGCTCAATTGCCAATGCAAATACCTTCTCATCTGTCTGCAGCACATTCCCCTTTACTGGCTCCAACAGCTTTTCCTCAAAAGCATTTGGCCGGGATTCCACCAGCTAGCTTAATTGGAACATCATGGTTGCCCAATATGCAGCTCCTCCACGGATTTGTTCCACCACCTATGACCCGTTACATATGCAACCCAACTTTTGCATCAAACATTGAGGATGGTAATGAGAGTGAGAAGCCTATTATATCAGATGCAAAGCATGATACTGGCAAAAATTGGCATGAGTATGGTGCTGGATTTTCTAGACACTTAGATCCTGAAGGAAGAGATCCTCACATCTATGATATTGATGGCAAGGAACATTCCTCTTTGCCTAATGGTGTATGTGGTGCCCCCTTGGAAAGGCAGATGGAATTTACTGTTGGGGATTATGGTGTAGATGACGAAAACTATACCAGCATGTTTCAGAGTCAAACAAGTAGAGAAGCTGACATAGTTTGCTCTATGAGGAGTGGATATGTGAGTGTTCCTTCACATGCCAGTTCTTCCAGAGGCAAAGCTCTGGATGTGAGTTCATGGGGAAAAAGGCCTGCCTTTGCAGCACCTGCCACAACCACACATAGCAAGACTGGTTGGCAGATGGGAAATACTACAGAGCATCTCCTAACTGAAGTTGATAATGGCCCCAGAAATGGGGCAGTAGTACCAATCATTAATGAAGCTTCTGAGATAGTAGCAGGATCCGACTCTTTTTCGACACAATCAAGAACTAGTCAAGTACCAAATGATTTTGATCCATCACAGATTGGCATGCCTAATCCAGTGTTTGCACCTTTTCTTATTGGTTCCCCTCAGCAGAGGCAAGCTGATAGCTCTGGCCTGACTTTTGTTCCAACAGGTCCACCAGTTCCTTTTGTTGTGCTCCCATTTGTTCCAGGGAATAGTGATGGTTCTGTTCCCCAGTTTGAGAGAAGTGAGGGAATTGATCAGATTCCTGCCAATATCGCAGGTCAAAATTTTAGTTCACTTAATGATGTTCACCAACTAGATACCAATGCTACCTCAACAGCATCATGCAGTATTATGGCTGAGCCATCTGATGAACACAAGCCTGACATCTTGAACAGCGATTTTGATAACCATTGGAACATTTTACAGTATGGGCGAATCTGCCAGAATGCACGTCCTCTGGGTCCTGTTTTATACCCTTTTGCGGTCCCACCAGTGTATTTTCAGGGCCATGCTCCATGGGATGGGCCTGGAAGACCAGCTGCACCAAATGTTAACTGGACACAGATGGTGGGCCCTGGTCAACAAATTTTTCCTGTGATGCCTCTACAACCTACTACAGAAAGAGCTACTGGCGTTCTCCAGCATTATGGAGAAGATGCACCCAGATACCGTGGAGGCACGGGAACCTACTTGCCCAATCCTGTAAGATCCTAACAATTGTTTCAGTATATTATCTCATGCATAGACAACTTGTTAGTAATAgtatatcaaaaaatgaaaaaCTGAATAAGCTTGATCCTTTATGCTATCACACTATTACAATTTTAATACGTGGTTAACTGAAAATACTAACACTATCAATGTAAACTTTGTACTGATTCCAGCTTTTTAGGCAACTGTTATGGGCTTTAGGTTCTTGGCATCTATGTTCCATTGTTCTTTAACAATCTAGTTGGAAAAAAGGCTACATAATCAAAAATAAATTAGTCTGTTGAGTTCACCATGGGAATTGTTGTAGCATCAGAATGTATATCTTATAAAGATTGATGGGAATAGAAGATCTGTGTTTACCTAGAGGCTGGGAAATACTTGTCAGGGAAAGGTAAAATGTGAATAGAAGATCTTGATCTATCCCGTCCATTGAGGTTTAGGATTTATCCCACCCCAGTAGACTCAATTGAAGATTGTGACAGCTCTTATTTTGTTGGATACTACCCGTCTAGTGAGTTttaaaatttgaacttgctaatAACAATTATGAGTCTACCTGCCAGATTCATGGGAAGACCCCCTTTATCTCATCACGAATATCCTAGAGCTTGGGCTCCAGAAAGGCAGAGTGAACTGTTTTCTACTAGGTGGCTAGTTTTGAGTTGCTTATTGGTGAAACTCTGTCTGTACTAGTTGGTTTTAATTAGTATTCAAAGTTAGTGTAGATCATTCTGAAGCTCATATGCTGCCACAGTTTTGACTGGAACCAGCTGTTTTATATCTTGAAAGCTTCGAAACTAGTAACTTTGGTGCTTGTGAGCactacaaggaagatgcaactTATATAAACTTGTTCGGAACCATAATCTTGAAAGGATTCCgatatccaattttttttttgttgatctaGTTTTTCCCTACTAAGCAATCTTTCTTTGAAGAAATGCTTCTTTGTAATTAAGTTTTACCTGGTTTTAGTCAACCTGAAGCTCATGTATTACCGACCAACAGCGTGAGATCATAGCATGGTAACTATGTGGCATTGATAATGATGATTGGTGGCACCGTAAGGACGTACAAAAGATAACTAGTGTTGAGTGTTTAATCATCAATAAATGAAACATCTAGATATTTATAGGTATATAAACTGGAGGGGTTCAGAGGTGGGGATGAATCGTCAGCTAAGTGTACTATGGCTAATCAGATTTATCAGTTGTCACATGATGAAAGCCATGAGTTCATTTCATGGCTGAATTGAAGATATTCTGGATTATGGGATCTCTAGGTTATTCTTTTGGTAGCTCTACCTTTTGTGCCTCTAGGGCACTATGATTTCTTTGTTTCGCAAGAGAAATTTATTAAGCAATGACTAATGAGCTTGGTAGTCTGAACTGGGAAATACTGAGTCGTCAATTATGTGGCTTCTGTTATCTTAGAAGGTTCCATTTAGGAACCGGCACTCAAGTTCAAGAAACTACAGAAGAGGTTATAATAGTGACAGGAGCGACCATAATGACAAGGAAAGAAGCTGGATAAACTCGAAAAAACGGAGTCCAAACCGCAGCTATGGACGTAGCCAATCGGAGAGGTCTGGCATGAGGTCTGGTAGACAGGCCACTGATGAGAGTCAATCTGATAGGCAGCGGCGAACCTATAGAAATGACTCATACAGGCATGGGGCAGGTGCTCAATATCTTGTGCAGGGCCATTCTTTTGGATCCACAAACTCTATGCGCAGAACAGGGAACGTAGCACAATGGGTTTATGCACCACCAGCTACAGCTGCAAATGGTGCTGGTGCTTTATCTGGCCCTCCAGGACCGCCATTTTTTATGGTGTGCTCATCTGAACCAGGTGTAAATCATGGTGCTTCCTCATCTGAACCAATTGAACTTGGTTCACTTGGGCCACTTCCCACAGCAGATGGTGATGACATACCACAATCCATACGTCAAGTAACGCCTAATGGGTTTTATGGGCAAAGGCGTGGTCCATATAGGGGTGGTTCCTCTCATTCGTGTCCTGATCAGCCGTCCTCACCTCAGCCTCGCTGGTAATACTGGCTGCTATATTCTTTGTTGATCACTGTTTCTATTTTCAATGTTTTAAGTATGAACAGTCAGAAAAATTCGAATCATTATTGTGTAAGGAACTTCATCTTATTTGTAAAAATCTTGTGGTGCTTTCTTATATATAAACAGAGTAAATACATGATAGCAGTTGGTATCAGTATGGTAGTTCTTTAACCTATAGCTAAAATTGACGGATGGCGAAGGATGGCTGAAAGCCTGAAAATTTGAATCTGTTACATTCTCATGTGTTGAAGAATCTGGTAAGCAGGGATTGAAGAGATAGGCTGCTTCATAGTTcatattatttgaaaaaaagaagataaatagTATATGCAAGCCACAGGAATAAAGTTTCAGTTCATTTAATTTAATGTTCATCCCTCATTGATCTTTCAGATTTTACTGAGATCAGTTCATGGTTACACTTGTGTTACAACGATTGTTGTGATGGTGATAATACGCCAGTGCTCATTTTCAGTAGCCTGTGGCCTTCAGGAAGTTTTTAGTACTTAAGAGTGTAAGTGTGTTGAACTGCCACTCATAACAATTAGTAGTAATTACTAGTAAATCTGCTCCTGATATCCAGTTTCAAAGGCAGAAATTACCGCATAACCAAGTTAAACTGGTACACCATCCGGTAAAATGGTTGCATTGTGTAATTATGCTATCAGTTATAGAAGTTGCTTCTGTGAGTTAATTTACTTAATTACCTTCTAGTATTTAGCATAATTTGTTGCACCAAGCTGAAGTTTGTATTTCTTTTCCCTTCCAAGGTAGTTGAGCCCTGAAATGGTGCTTGGTCACTTGGTTCTGTCATGTAAACCTTGGGACAGCAATATTTTGCTCCACTGCTTGGATGGTTGGGCAATCAGCCACTGACAAAAACACGCATGTACCCTAGCTGGTATCTTAGTGCTTTGTGATGTCTCACCAGTACTGAATACTATCAAAAGAGTCGTCAATGATGGAAAGGTTGTTTTATCGGCCACTATTTACTATGATGCTTCCTGAAATCAAAGAACAATCTTCTGAATAAATCATGGAACCGGCAAACCCAGAATATCTTCTGGGCAAACCCAGAATATCTTCATGCAGAATTGAACTAAAGATTATGAGCAAGGATTAACCGAGAAAGTTCCTCCTTTGTCATTCAGTATATCTGCATCGAAGATAACAATTAGGCTGAATGGAGCAGGAACAAGCATTTCCGTGTCAATGTGAAATACAAGCCTGGAAAATTGTTGGATTTTACTACCATTGTCTGGACCTGTGTAACTGAAAGCTAATAATGGATTCCTGTAAGCAAGATCATGTAATTATTAGTTTACATACAACAAACTTTTCACTTAGATGTATTAGGAGTTAGGAGAACCCTACGTGACAAATTATCGTGGTGTTTCTAGCTAGAGGGACATAACTGTTCCAGAATACTCTCACGCACGAGTAAAATTGATCCTCGACTTTTATTAACCTGTCCCATATGTGCGTCATGTAGTGGTTTATACTGTTATAGGGATTTCTGCTGATTTCTAGATCAGTAACGCACTTCCAGTTCTCCGAGGCTGGCATTTCAAGAACTTGGTATGCATTTGGTAATTCATCTCTCAGGGCATAGTAAGTCTTGTGTATGTTGCTGGAGTTTGTGTGGGTAATCTGAAGATTAGCATGACAAAGTGCCTATTAGACCCTGAATGGCTGTTTAGCAGAGCAGTGTTTCACCCGTCGGCTACtgcaatttttcttttctttcctttttctttttaaccaTGACTGCAAGTTATCGTGTTACGCGGTATGCCGGACTAGCCACTCAGGGGCGCCAAACATTTAAGGTTGGAGGAAGTCAGTCGGATATTCCAACCCGTGTCTGCGTCCTAGACCTCTAATAAAAACTCCGGgaaaaagatttaaaaaaataaaaaaactaatctTATAGTCAGTTCTTAGAGAAtcagtttttttaattaacaATTCAGAATTAGCCTTTTGCAGAAACAAACAGGCCCGGCTCGAGCTGGAAGCTTCGTGCGAAAGCAGTAGTGGTCTGTTCGTTTCGTCTCTCTCCAGATCCCACCGAAATGGCCTCCTACGACGGCGACGAGGTCTCCGGCCGCCGCAGCCCGCCGCCGCAGCACCGGCCTGCTTCCGGCGGGGGAAGCGGGGACCTGGCGTCGAGCGCGAAGCTCTTGGCCGAGGCGGCGAAGCTGGCCCTCCAGGACCACAGCCTGGAGAAGGTGGACAAGGGCCGcgtcgccggcgcggccgcGGACCTGCTCCACACCGCCTCCAAGTACGGAAAGCTCGAGGGCAAGCCCGTGGGCGGATACCTCGAGAAGGCCGAGGGGTACCTCCACCAGTACGGCCGCAAGGATGGGGGCGCCGGCGGAGGCGGGAAGCATCAGGGGGAGGAAGAAGGCAAGTACAACAAGAAGCCCGGTGGTGGTGATGGGGGTTCGGGTGGGAGCCATGGAGGTGGTAGgtatgaggaggaggaagaggggtaCAAGAAGAAGCCTGGTGGTGGGAGGTATGAGGAGGATGAATACAAGAAGAAGCCTAGTGGTGGTAGTGGCTATGGAGGTGGAAGGtatgaggaagaggaggagcacaagaagaagcctaGCAGTGGTGGGTATGCAGGGGGGAGGTACGAGGATGAAGATGATTACAGGAAGAAGCCAACTAGCGGTGGTGGCTATGGAGGGGGAAGGTATGAGCATGAAGATGATTACAAGAAGCCTATTAGTGGTGGCTATGGTGGGGGGAGGTATGAGCAAGAAGATGACTATAAGAGGCCTCCTAGTGGTGGCGGTGGCTACGGTGGGGGAAGGtatgaggaagaagatgattaTAGGAAGAAGCCTAGTGCCGGTGGATATGGAGGTGGAAATAGGTATGAAGATGAGTACAACAAGAAGCCAAGTGGTGGCCACGGCGGAGGAAGGTATGAAGAAGACGAATACAACAAGAAGCCTAGTGGTGGTGGATATGGGTATGGGACTTCGAGTGGTGGAGGCCATGGAGGAAGGTACGAAGAAGATGACTACAACAAGAAGCCTAGTGGGCACTCAGGGGGAAGGtatgaggaagaggaggggtACAAGAAGACTAGTGGCCATGGGGGAGGGAAGTATGGCAAGGAGGAagatgacaagaagaagaagcatggCGATGATGAGTCAGAGGGCGGTGGCATTGGAGACTACCTAAAGCTGGCACAGGGTTTCATGAAGAAACAGGACGGGGAGggtggcagtggtggtggtATGGGAGACTACTTAAAGCTTGCAGAAGGGTTCTTGAAGAAGCGTTGATTAATCTTCGCTGTGTCATGATTTGGGAGGACTCGTTGTGTTTGGTTAGTCCCTCCCCTCGTTCTGCTTAATGTCTACAAGTTGTTAAAGTTTCAACAATTTCTATCCGAGGATGTAATAAAAGTGCATTGCTCATGTTGTCTGTGTGTTGTAACATGAATGTTTCATGTGCTACTTATGATGCTGGGAACATAGAAGTTTGGATGTATAATTGTTCATGGTTTCTGTTAGTTTTTACTTAAGTGCTATTGTTAATGGTAAATGAAACTGTTGAATATATGTTGATTCATTTACCATTTTGATTGGTTGCTATTTTGAAATTAATGTGTCACAGAACTGGATTTCAATTCAGATAAACCTGAGACAAAGAAGCCATATATGTTTCCACTTGATTGGTGGTGGTTCTAGGCTAATAGCCTTACAAAATAGCCTCTGTAATGGATAGATTGGACTATTGTTCTTATGTGCATCTAACTGCTCCTTTGCTGCCTGTCGGCTCTTATCTTATTGAAGTAGTTGCTGACTCTTTCCTCGCAGTGCTTGTGCTTATTGCATGCTGGTTCTATGTCAAATAATGATAGTTTTGGGCATCTGTATACGGTTAAATGGCTTAGTATCTAACTGGAACTAATGCCTTAAAATAAATAACAAGTCATCTAGGCAAAAAGCTAAGAGGATTGTTGAATTAGACCCTCAGCTTGTGTCATGTCATCAGCTTCAACCAGTGTAACAGTTATAGTATTAATAGTATTATGCCTTTCCCCAACTCCATGTCTAGTAGAAAAGGCACAAGTGCACCACTCAACCAGAAGGACCTTTACAACCAGACGGCATCTTCCTTTGTCCACTATGGTGGAATATTTCCACAAATGGCACTTTTTTGCGGCTGCCTGTTTATACTATCAAGCAGTTTATTCCCTTTTATTTGTATGGTCCCTCAATACTCTGATTCCAAGACCCTCATTTATTTAACAACCCCAAAGAACTCCAAGCGATTGAACAACTCCGAACCTTATGGTATCATTTTAACCCAATGGCCTCTGATTTCTTAATACTGATTCAGACTCTCCGTCCCTCTCACCTATGAACTTTTCTTCAATGGTTCGACCCAATAGATTTTGACATTAGATGTGATAAGAGTAACCATAGCTACCACGCTTCCGCTGTCCAGTGCAGCCAGTGCTGTGCTGGTGTTAGAAGCTGCTATGTTTTGCGTACCAGTATACCACCACGATGTAAACAAAATTGACACGGTCCGTGCTGTTGGTTCAACAGCTGACCTCGATGGACCATGATGCTTCCCATTGTAGCCAGGCCACTTTGTCAGTACATCGAGATTATTGAGGGCGGCTCCAAACAGTTTCACTTGTGATCAAATGTTTCTCTCACTACTGCTCATGATGAGGATCACGGAGATTGAAACAGCCAAAACAACCAAGAAAATCCTTCTAGCATGTACACTGTAAAGGTGTGCACCAGCCAAGCAAGTTTATGGTAATCACTTTGCTCATGTTGATCAATCTGGAAGGCAGTGCGCCGGTCAAAGTGAAGGTGAAGCTAGCACAGACTTTTTGAAGAAGCAAAGCAAGGTCAGCATGCTGGCATGAAGTAGTCAGAAGAAGGTAGCATTGGGAATTACATGAACCTAACGCAAGGGCTCGTGAAGAAATACTGAGCTGATTTCCTCAATCGATGGGTTACT
The nucleotide sequence above comes from Phragmites australis chromosome 4, lpPhrAust1.1, whole genome shotgun sequence. Encoded proteins:
- the LOC133916674 gene encoding uncharacterized protein LOC133916674 isoform X1, coding for MVPNGLLPNASAGVTRRLDPERLAVAEGRTAELIARIQPNAHSEGRRQAVYHYVQRLIMNCLSCQVFTFGSVPLKTYLPDGDIDVTAFSNSEELKEIWANLVRNALEHEEKSENAEFSVNEIQYIQAEVKIIKCLVENIVVDISFNQVGGLCTLCFLEQVDNLINKKHLFKRSIILIKAWCFYESRILGAHHGLISTYALEILVLYIFHIFDNSFTGPLEVLYRFLEFFSNFDWENFCLSLRGPVPISSLPDMSVEPPWMDSGELLLSKSFLDDCSSAYGFMPHTQESQGQPFVSKHFNVIDPLRTNNNLGKSVSKGNFFRIRSAFAFGAKRLGKLLQCPKEDLIAELNQFFTNTWIRHESHNRPDVPTPSLVDVRPLKAVPAVVSNSHQSVTAFKKKVESPKLHANQDNLTEVGHSYPDPSSQALDKSDLHCRNTPRTINPSVSHAQHQKVYATQGNFKVSEQLERNNSAGSMQGERDKRVPNALFVNDINGQNRFRFARTRSSPELTDSSVEGFHGRWTRVADMEKSLKVDYSSRRSILIPEVSSIHITKSSQDESVSSMNSSSHPSAKAASDSNSVSSSYREDNGFVMNEELPSVSESSKMHHDEQVLVNLMASAKLHGFDGQAQLPMQIPSHLSAAHSPLLAPTAFPQKHLAGIPPASLIGTSWLPNMQLLHGFVPPPMTRYICNPTFASNIEDGNESEKPIISDAKHDTGKNWHEYGAGFSRHLDPEGRDPHIYDIDGKEHSSLPNGVCGAPLERQMEFTVGDYGVDDENYTSMFQSQTSREADIVCSMRSGYVSVPSHASSSRGKALDVSSWGKRPAFAAPATTTHSKTGWQMGNTTEHLLTEVDNGPRNGAVVPIINEASEIVAGSDSFSTQSRTSQVPNDFDPSQIGMPNPVFAPFLIGSPQQRQADSSGLTFVPTGPPVPFVVLPFVPGNSDGSVPQFERSEGIDQIPANIAGQNFSSLNDVHQLDTNATSTASCSIMAEPSDEHKPDILNSDFDNHWNILQYGRICQNARPLGPVLYPFAVPPVYFQGHAPWDGPGRPAAPNVNWTQMVGPGQQIFPVMPLQPTTERATGVLQHYGEDAPRYRGGTGTYLPNPKVPFRNRHSSSRNYRRGYNSDRSDHNDKERSWINSKKRSPNRSYGRSQSERSGMRSGRQATDESQSDRQRRTYRNDSYRHGAGAQYLVQGHSFGSTNSMRRTGNVAQWVYAPPATAANGAGALSGPPGPPFFMVCSSEPGVNHGASSSEPIELGSLGPLPTADGDDIPQSIRQVTPNGFYGQRRGPYRGGSSHSCPDQPSSPQPRW
- the LOC133916674 gene encoding uncharacterized protein LOC133916674 isoform X3; translated protein: MVASRTVVSCCSKVFTFGSVPLKTYLPDGDIDVTAFSNSEELKEIWANLVRNALEHEEKSENAEFSVNEIQYIQAEVKIIKCLVENIVVDISFNQVGGLCTLCFLEQVDNLINKKHLFKRSIILIKAWCFYESRILGAHHGLISTYALEILVLYIFHIFDNSFTGPLEVLYRFLEFFSNFDWENFCLSLRGPVPISSLPDMSVEPPWMDSGELLLSKSFLDDCSSAYGFMPHTQESQGQPFVSKHFNVIDPLRTNNNLGKSVSKGNFFRIRSAFAFGAKRLGKLLQCPKEDLIAELNQFFTNTWIRHESHNRPDVPTPSLVDVRPLKAVPAVVSNSHQSVTAFKKKVESPKLHANQDNLTEVGHSYPDPSSQALDKSDLHCRNTPRTINPSVSHAQHQKVYATQGNFKVSEQLERNNSAGSMQGERDKRVPNALFVNDINGQNRFRFARTRSSPELTDSSVEGFHGRWTRVADMEKSLKVDYSSRRSILIPEVSSIHITKSSQDESVSSMNSSSHPSAKAASDSNSVSSSYREDNGFVMNEELPSVSESSKMHHDEQVLVNLMASAKLHGFDGQAQLPMQIPSHLSAAHSPLLAPTAFPQKHLAGIPPASLIGTSWLPNMQLLHGFVPPPMTRYICNPTFASNIEDGNESEKPIISDAKHDTGKNWHEYGAGFSRHLDPEGRDPHIYDIDGKEHSSLPNGVCGAPLERQMEFTVGDYGVDDENYTSMFQSQTSREADIVCSMRSGYVSVPSHASSSRGKALDVSSWGKRPAFAAPATTTHSKTGWQMGNTTEHLLTEVDNGPRNGAVVPIINEASEIVAGSDSFSTQSRTSQVPNDFDPSQIGMPNPVFAPFLIGSPQQRQADSSGLTFVPTGPPVPFVVLPFVPGNSDGSVPQFERSEGIDQIPANIAGQNFSSLNDVHQLDTNATSTASCSIMAEPSDEHKPDILNSDFDNHWNILQYGRICQNARPLGPVLYPFAVPPVYFQGHAPWDGPGRPAAPNVNWTQMVGPGQQIFPVMPLQPTTERATGVLQHYGEDAPRYRGGTGTYLPNPKVPFRNRHSSSRNYRRGYNSDRSDHNDKERSWINSKKRSPNRSYGRSQSERSGMRSGRQATDESQSDRQRRTYRNDSYRHGAGAQYLVQGHSFGSTNSMRRTGNVAQWVYAPPATAANGAGALSGPPGPPFFMVCSSEPGVNHGASSSEPIELGSLGPLPTADGDDIPQSIRQVTPNGFYGQRRGPYRGGSSHSCPDQPSSPQPRW